TACCAACTCATTTAGATTATTTACATAATAATCCCACTCACCAATAATATGTCCTATCCTTCCACCTACTAAACTACTAACCAAAAGTATAAATAATAAATTATAGATATGATTAACATCTATGTTTCTTTTTTTTGCAAATCTTATTATCAATAATAACCCTACTATGACTGTAATTGCAATTATTACCCCGTACCAATATATATCCAAAAAGCCAATCGAAAATGCGATTGGCTCTGGATTATAGTTATGGAGAAAATTCATTCTCCTAAAATTATTTAGCTAATTCTGCGTCA
This region of Bacteroidota bacterium genomic DNA includes:
- a CDS encoding prolipoprotein diacylglyceryl transferase family protein is translated as MNFLHNYNPEPIAFSIGFLDIYWYGVIIAITVIVGLLLIIRFAKKRNIDVNHIYNLLFILLVSSLVGGRIGHIIGEWDYYVNNLNELVKIWHGGLAIQGIMIMDFLVVYIYGRIKKINFLAFTDLIVVALMARQLL